From a region of the Paenibacillus segetis genome:
- a CDS encoding Ger(x)C family spore germination protein, with the protein MKGLRLYVALVLLVVLSACQSSSVLEQQSIMVAMAYDAQEDKTFQVSGTFIQAQSEEKESSRTISVDAETSKGARRKMNQMLPYNVASGQTRVILLDRDIFRLKMLNEIETLSRDPLYGDMINIAIVDGSPGELLKYKYKQYSNIATSLNSLLDHNTKMNWVPSMTLHDFSRSRGINRIDLAIPVIKKVEEEVILTSLALVHKDQIVGEATPNEGFFLKTLKGTNTPYLYELNIKKEDMHESGMDRYLLDDADTVKIVFNVTKSKGKIKLMDQKALTFNAVVDIDVDIQEVTEHYNFVEPDAIQALEHQIMFELTKQLEHFLDKLRKVNSDCVGFGEVYRSHVGNSEVVEEKWGDMFPQSSLNGKVRIKVIRTGIID; encoded by the coding sequence ATGAAAGGATTGCGGTTGTATGTTGCCCTAGTTCTCTTAGTTGTTCTTAGTGCCTGTCAGAGCTCTAGTGTCCTTGAGCAACAATCCATCATGGTGGCTATGGCGTATGATGCGCAAGAGGATAAAACGTTCCAAGTGAGTGGTACCTTTATACAAGCGCAGTCTGAAGAAAAAGAGTCAAGCCGTACGATATCGGTAGATGCAGAAACAAGTAAAGGTGCACGTAGAAAGATGAATCAGATGCTTCCTTATAATGTAGCCTCTGGGCAAACACGAGTGATTTTATTGGATCGTGACATATTCCGCCTTAAGATGTTAAATGAAATCGAAACCTTAAGCAGAGACCCTCTCTATGGGGATATGATTAATATCGCGATTGTAGATGGTTCTCCTGGAGAATTACTTAAATACAAATATAAGCAGTACTCCAATATAGCAACCTCACTTAACAGTTTATTGGATCATAATACTAAGATGAATTGGGTTCCGTCGATGACGCTGCATGACTTTTCACGTTCAAGGGGGATTAATCGAATAGATTTAGCTATACCTGTAATAAAAAAAGTGGAAGAGGAAGTCATTTTGACGAGTCTCGCTTTAGTACATAAAGATCAAATTGTAGGTGAAGCAACGCCGAATGAGGGATTTTTTCTTAAAACGCTCAAAGGTACCAACACACCCTATCTTTACGAACTAAATATCAAAAAAGAAGACATGCATGAGAGTGGTATGGATCGTTATTTGTTGGATGATGCGGATACGGTTAAGATAGTATTTAATGTTACAAAGAGTAAAGGTAAGATAAAGCTTATGGATCAAAAGGCCCTTACGTTTAATGCAGTTGTTGACATCGATGTTGACATCCAAGAAGTAACTGAGCATTATAATTTTGTTGAACCCGATGCAATTCAAGCGTTAGAGCATCAAATCATGTTTGAATTAACCAAGCAGTTAGAGCATTTCCTCGATAAGCTTCGTAAAGTGAATTCGGATTGTGTAGGATTTGGTGAAGTATATCGTAGTCATGTTGGAAATTCAGAGGTCGTTGAAGAAAAATGGGGGGATATGTTCCCTCAGTCCTCACTCAATGGCAAAGTCCGCATTAAAGTTATTCGAACAGGTATTATCGATTAG
- a CDS encoding diacylglycerol/lipid kinase family protein, whose translation MYLFVVNKNSGNGRGYRVWTKISKILDERNIPYQHIFTQSAEQAHTLLMEKLSTSVKWLAVGVVGGDGTINSLLPALRDSGVPLAVFPSGSGNDTARGFHIPMETTAALEVMLAGLPKTTDMIAISGQSALTALAVGFDAEVAHNVNRSRYKKICNAFGLGRLAYVIGVFHTLLTFRPAQLTVECDGVTHNYSSAWLTAVNNVISYGGGLAICPQAITDDGLLDICIVHDCSRLKLLMLFPTLLYGGHTRLPFVTMLRGKNISVHSSLPRLALGDGEHLTSTPLTASIDPGVLQVMCPHPG comes from the coding sequence ATGTACTTGTTTGTTGTCAATAAGAACTCTGGAAACGGGAGAGGTTACCGTGTCTGGACAAAAATAAGTAAGATATTGGATGAGCGGAATATTCCTTATCAGCACATATTTACTCAAAGTGCTGAGCAAGCCCATACCCTTCTTATGGAGAAACTCTCTACGAGTGTCAAATGGCTTGCAGTGGGTGTTGTAGGTGGCGATGGGACCATCAACAGTTTGCTACCAGCATTACGTGATTCTGGTGTTCCGTTAGCAGTTTTCCCCTCAGGTTCTGGTAATGATACCGCTCGAGGTTTTCATATCCCTATGGAAACCACCGCAGCATTAGAGGTTATGTTAGCGGGCTTGCCCAAAACAACCGACATGATTGCAATATCTGGGCAGAGTGCACTTACTGCACTAGCCGTAGGCTTTGATGCTGAAGTAGCCCATAATGTAAATAGAAGTCGTTATAAAAAAATATGCAATGCTTTCGGCTTGGGCAGATTAGCCTATGTCATCGGAGTTTTTCATACCCTTCTAACTTTTCGTCCTGCTCAGCTAACAGTAGAATGTGACGGTGTGACACACAATTACTCATCCGCTTGGCTTACTGCAGTCAACAATGTTATTAGTTACGGTGGGGGGCTTGCTATCTGTCCCCAAGCGATAACCGACGATGGTCTCTTAGATATTTGTATTGTTCATGACTGCTCTAGACTAAAACTCCTGATGCTCTTCCCTACGTTACTCTACGGTGGACATACCCGTCTTCCGTTCGTTACTATGTTGCGTGGAAAGAACATTTCTGTACATAGCAGTCTCCCTCGTCTCGCTCTAGGAGACGGAGAACATCTTACTTCTACCCCTTTAACAGCTTCGATCGACCCAGGAGTTTTACAGGTCATGTGCCCACATCCCGGTTAA
- a CDS encoding DUF1697 domain-containing protein codes for MITYIALLRGINVGGKNMIKMALLKEMFESIGLNQVQTYIQSGNVLFKSNEDEQHLRQRIEHEIEVVFGFPIIVTLRTADELERILEKCPFSQEEVSLAESSSVGESLYVAFMLEEPVEEAVGKWIVYANDNEKYHVSGREVYLLFSDSVRNSKLSANIHKLGVPATVRNWKTINKLSTMAKEMEA; via the coding sequence ATGATCACGTATATCGCGTTGCTAAGAGGAATTAATGTCGGTGGTAAGAACATGATTAAAATGGCCTTGTTGAAGGAAATGTTCGAATCGATCGGCTTGAATCAGGTTCAAACATATATTCAAAGTGGGAATGTCCTGTTTAAATCGAATGAAGACGAACAGCATTTACGTCAGCGGATTGAACATGAGATTGAGGTTGTTTTTGGATTTCCGATTATTGTAACATTAAGGACTGCAGATGAGTTGGAACGTATTCTCGAGAAATGTCCATTCTCACAAGAAGAAGTGTCGTTAGCGGAATCGTCTTCAGTGGGGGAAAGTCTCTATGTCGCATTCATGCTAGAGGAACCAGTGGAAGAAGCGGTTGGAAAATGGATTGTTTATGCTAATGATAACGAAAAATATCATGTCAGCGGACGAGAAGTGTATCTGTTGTTCTCCGATAGTGTTCGTAACTCCAAGTTATCTGCTAATATACATAAATTAGGTGTACCGGCAACTGTTCGTAACTGGAAAACAATCAACAAGCTTTCAACTATGGCAAAAGAAATGGAAGCATAA
- a CDS encoding GerAB/ArcD/ProY family transporter: MASGGKLPVSQGFMLMMMTAGTMNHIMLIPIMLDKSGRDAWITVLVGGIFFIPWVLLVYGIMKKLGNRSLKMAIEESSGKWVRILIMGMISLYLFAFAFYNLKEVIDWFKSTYLYETPTAATTIVLIIICVIAAYSGAAAIGSTAGILLPLSVLFLCLLFIFNTKFMDYSHVLPILEYGITPVIHGLPALFGGLTQIVLFIFIRPFLKENPRLITVVILHLVLILLIFDPIISGLSEFGPAEMHLQRYPRHDQWILVKLGRYIEHIDFLFIFQWLSGAYISVSLCLFLIVEYVFPSSKRLIGIVTIAIILTGLCIAPISNLEMYYVVSDKFLYISAIYTSVLVLLMFFLIGRPNNSHSEKGEHLQ; this comes from the coding sequence TTGGCAAGTGGGGGGAAACTACCAGTATCTCAAGGATTTATGTTAATGATGATGACGGCAGGAACTATGAACCACATCATGTTAATTCCAATAATGTTAGATAAATCGGGTAGAGATGCCTGGATTACTGTATTAGTAGGTGGCATTTTTTTTATTCCATGGGTATTGCTTGTTTATGGAATTATGAAGAAACTAGGAAATCGATCGTTGAAAATGGCTATTGAGGAAAGTAGTGGTAAGTGGGTGAGAATACTCATAATGGGGATGATAAGCCTATACTTATTCGCATTCGCTTTCTATAACCTCAAAGAAGTTATTGACTGGTTCAAATCGACCTATTTATATGAGACACCTACAGCAGCTACGACAATTGTACTAATTATTATTTGTGTCATCGCTGCGTATTCTGGAGCTGCTGCTATAGGTTCGACCGCAGGTATCTTACTTCCTTTGTCTGTATTATTTTTGTGCTTACTCTTTATATTCAATACAAAGTTCATGGATTATAGCCATGTACTACCCATTCTTGAATATGGAATAACACCAGTAATTCATGGCTTACCAGCACTCTTTGGCGGATTAACACAAATTGTACTATTCATTTTCATCCGTCCATTTCTGAAAGAGAACCCGCGTTTGATCACTGTTGTTATATTACACCTAGTCTTAATCTTGCTTATATTCGACCCGATCATCTCAGGTCTTTCTGAATTCGGCCCGGCGGAGATGCATTTGCAACGATATCCTCGACATGATCAGTGGATATTGGTCAAGCTCGGTAGGTATATTGAACATATTGACTTTCTATTTATTTTTCAATGGTTGAGTGGTGCATACATCTCCGTTTCTCTCTGTTTGTTCTTGATAGTGGAGTATGTCTTTCCATCCTCTAAACGTTTAATTGGGATTGTCACTATCGCTATAATTTTGACTGGACTGTGTATAGCCCCAATAAGTAATTTGGAAATGTACTATGTAGTCTCAGATAAATTCCTGTATATTTCTGCTATTTATACAAGTGTACTTGTATTACTGATGTTCTTCTTAATAGGCAGGCCTAATAATTCTCACTCTGAAAAAGGAGAGCACCTACAATGA
- a CDS encoding Ger(x)C family spore germination protein, whose product MTRVKYVVILLSSLSFFLTGCWDNGEVQEINYLSAFGIDFHDGEYYIYAQMLDYESISGPEGMPSSQPPIWVGKGRGKTLAEATKKLYTTSQQKLSWSQVTALVLSESMLKHERISDVIDKSNRTEDISYTKWVYGTKENIEELFTSTPFVGMSPLRTILHAPMLNYSQNSFIHPLQYVDFLANYREKAATVVLPSLAITTSNWTEGMKEHPILEIDGAFMLKDTENKGWLKLDDILGIRWLKGSATRATLLVGPMDDPVGLVRLVSPHSVIGFEPTKDGVKYRLKIKAIGKVVNMYKQVPIDEFKKMATDIFKKELIGTFRKTTPKHGDPYQLSLILYQRNPKLWNKLQKEGKSVTAESLDESDIQVDIDLRLWGARKHP is encoded by the coding sequence ATGACAAGGGTCAAATATGTAGTTATCCTTTTGTCTTCGTTATCCTTTTTTCTAACGGGTTGTTGGGATAATGGTGAGGTTCAGGAGATCAACTATCTGTCGGCATTTGGTATAGACTTTCATGATGGTGAATATTACATCTACGCTCAAATGCTTGATTATGAAAGTATCTCAGGTCCAGAAGGTATGCCATCATCTCAACCACCCATTTGGGTGGGTAAGGGAAGAGGAAAAACTTTAGCTGAAGCAACAAAGAAACTTTATACGACCAGTCAGCAGAAATTATCCTGGAGTCAGGTAACGGCACTTGTCTTATCGGAATCCATGTTGAAGCATGAACGAATAAGCGATGTGATTGATAAATCAAACCGAACTGAGGATATTAGTTATACGAAGTGGGTATATGGCACTAAGGAAAATATTGAAGAGCTTTTTACAAGTACTCCTTTCGTTGGGATGTCTCCACTTCGAACCATACTGCACGCACCGATGCTTAACTACTCTCAGAATTCATTCATACATCCGTTGCAGTATGTTGATTTTCTTGCAAATTACCGAGAAAAGGCAGCCACGGTTGTCCTTCCTTCTCTCGCCATAACCACATCTAATTGGACGGAAGGGATGAAAGAACATCCGATCCTTGAAATTGATGGTGCCTTTATGCTAAAGGATACGGAGAACAAAGGGTGGTTGAAGCTTGACGATATACTAGGAATTCGTTGGTTAAAGGGTTCAGCTACTAGGGCTACCCTTCTTGTCGGACCTATGGATGATCCCGTAGGACTTGTAAGGTTGGTTTCGCCTCATTCTGTTATTGGGTTTGAGCCTACGAAGGATGGAGTGAAATATCGTTTGAAAATAAAAGCCATAGGTAAAGTAGTTAATATGTATAAGCAAGTACCCATCGATGAATTCAAAAAAATGGCCACTGATATCTTTAAAAAAGAGCTGATAGGTACTTTTCGTAAAACTACGCCAAAACATGGGGACCCCTATCAACTCTCACTTATTTTATATCAGAGGAATCCCAAGCTTTGGAACAAGCTACAAAAGGAAGGAAAGTCGGTAACCGCAGAATCGCTTGATGAGAGTGATATTCAAGTGGATATTGATCTTAGATTATGGGGTGCTCGCAAACATCCTTAA
- a CDS encoding DUF421 domain-containing protein: MKWTTLIWDAILIASAGTLLLRIGGRKSISQMTTPQIAMVLIIGSVLGSDLAGNGVGHSILATGIFIAFLGAIEWVSLNWNRAERILKGSAVPIIADGKYLTSNMKRLRMTTDDIEKRMRMAGIHSLEEIKSGTIENNGELGIELQPYAKHLTRGDLEDLLKTYFPQVTLPERPRESNIFPDAGALAQSEEVPEQLQ, translated from the coding sequence ATGAAGTGGACAACATTGATTTGGGATGCCATTCTAATAGCAAGTGCCGGCACCCTTTTGTTAAGAATTGGTGGGCGTAAATCTATTTCGCAAATGACAACACCTCAGATCGCCATGGTGCTGATCATAGGCTCTGTATTGGGTTCTGATCTTGCTGGAAATGGAGTAGGACACTCCATTCTGGCGACAGGTATCTTTATTGCATTTCTGGGAGCTATTGAATGGGTCTCGTTGAATTGGAATCGTGCCGAGCGGATTCTGAAAGGTAGTGCTGTACCTATTATCGCCGATGGGAAATACCTAACATCGAATATGAAGCGTCTACGGATGACTACAGATGATATTGAAAAACGAATGCGTATGGCGGGAATACACAGTTTAGAGGAGATAAAGTCTGGAACTATCGAAAATAACGGAGAGCTTGGCATTGAGCTTCAGCCTTATGCAAAGCACTTAACTAGGGGAGACCTGGAGGACCTCCTGAAGACTTACTTTCCCCAGGTTACTCTCCCTGAAAGACCACGTGAGTCTAACATTTTTCCTGATGCAGGTGCGCTTGCACAGTCTGAGGAAGTGCCGGAGCAGTTGCAGTAA
- a CDS encoding helix-turn-helix transcriptional regulator, whose amino-acid sequence MKTRIQELRKQHKLSQEELAMAVGVTRQTITSLEVEKYTASLVLAYKIAKYFNLTIEEVFDFSEVEEI is encoded by the coding sequence TTGAAAACCAGGATTCAAGAATTACGTAAACAACATAAACTTTCTCAGGAAGAGCTCGCCATGGCAGTAGGTGTGACTCGGCAAACTATTACATCTCTAGAGGTAGAGAAATACACTGCCTCCCTAGTCCTGGCGTATAAGATCGCAAAATATTTCAACCTAACGATTGAAGAGGTTTTTGACTTTAGTGAAGTGGAGGAAATTTAA
- a CDS encoding spore germination protein, with translation MTLNVESLKQRFKDCEDVFFKEYPGVQDDKPWGIIIYNKMMCDAVKMSETFLPVIYKEWEADKKAPDPEKLESQLTLQKIQANEDKVINLVFSGTCVILIPGDEHCYAFHAASEFNRTPQDASSEATIKGARDGFVENLTTNVALIRKRLKTTDLVYTSVDLGEITPVSIGILYLKERVVPQMVEEIINKLKSYTGDAPVGIGELTEHISPYKYSLFPIFDYSGRPDFAYDALLRGRVIMILDGSPVVLIAPSNLMQLLFAAEDPHLPFYFVLPWRMLRLVGIMLSIFLPGFYTSLMSYHQDQIPFPLLATIGSTRSSLPFSLSVEMLIILFILTLLREAGSRMPSPVGGTITLVAGIIIGDAAIRGGLFSPTAIVIAAMSFVAGSTLANQDFVFTQTILRFFILLMSSFLGLFGFFITIFLIINYTAHLRPFGQPFLSPFSPFAPQRLLRNFMRIPGLRKKGGEL, from the coding sequence ATGACATTAAATGTGGAGAGTCTTAAACAACGATTTAAAGATTGTGAGGATGTTTTTTTTAAGGAATATCCCGGTGTTCAAGATGACAAACCTTGGGGAATTATCATTTATAATAAGATGATGTGTGACGCCGTGAAAATGTCTGAAACATTCCTTCCGGTCATTTATAAGGAGTGGGAAGCAGATAAGAAGGCGCCGGACCCAGAGAAATTAGAATCACAGTTGACCTTGCAAAAAATCCAAGCAAATGAGGATAAAGTTATTAATTTGGTGTTCTCAGGAACTTGTGTCATCTTGATTCCAGGAGATGAACATTGTTATGCTTTTCATGCAGCTAGTGAATTCAATCGAACTCCCCAAGATGCTAGCTCAGAAGCAACAATAAAAGGGGCGCGAGACGGATTTGTCGAGAATCTGACTACCAATGTCGCTCTTATACGTAAACGGTTAAAGACGACAGACTTAGTATACACGTCCGTTGATTTGGGGGAAATCACACCGGTTTCTATTGGTATATTATATTTGAAAGAACGTGTTGTACCTCAAATGGTCGAAGAGATTATTAACAAACTGAAGAGCTATACTGGAGATGCACCAGTAGGTATTGGGGAATTGACGGAGCATATTTCACCATATAAGTACTCTTTATTTCCGATATTCGATTACAGCGGTAGACCTGATTTCGCATATGATGCTTTATTAAGGGGACGTGTGATTATGATCCTCGACGGTAGCCCCGTCGTGTTAATCGCACCTTCTAACCTTATGCAGTTATTGTTTGCGGCAGAGGATCCACATTTGCCATTTTATTTCGTTCTTCCATGGAGAATGTTACGTTTGGTTGGTATTATGCTCTCCATCTTTCTCCCAGGATTTTATACCTCCTTAATGTCCTATCATCAGGATCAAATCCCGTTTCCACTGCTAGCTACAATAGGTAGTACACGGAGCAGTCTTCCGTTTTCTCTATCTGTTGAAATGTTAATCATCCTGTTCATCCTCACCTTACTCCGTGAAGCTGGGAGCCGAATGCCAAGTCCCGTTGGAGGAACGATTACGCTTGTAGCGGGGATTATCATTGGAGATGCCGCCATACGTGGTGGGCTCTTCTCGCCCACTGCTATAGTAATTGCCGCCATGTCATTTGTAGCAGGTTCAACTCTTGCCAATCAGGACTTTGTGTTTACGCAAACCATTTTGCGGTTCTTCATTCTGTTAATGTCCTCGTTTCTTGGTTTATTTGGTTTTTTTATTACGATATTCTTAATAATTAACTATACAGCCCATCTTCGACCATTTGGGCAACCTTTTCTGTCTCCGTTTTCCCCCTTCGCTCCTCAGAGGTTGCTTCGGAACTTCATGCGCATTCCAGGATTGCGGAAGAAGGGGGGGGAATTATGA